In Phycisphaerales bacterium, the sequence GGGCGTGCCGACGAGTGGCGGGCCGGCGCGATACCTGCTCGACATTCCGGATCAGTCGTTCTGCTACTGGAACGCGCCGTATGTCTCGTCGCCGAAGCCTTCGGTCTATTCGCGGCTCGATCACGGACGGCTCGTGGTCGCGCTCGACGTGATGCTCGCGCGCCCTGTCGACTGGCCGGCGTACGAGAAAGAAGCGGGCCAACTCAATGCGAGCATGTCGCCCGAGGGGGCCGCGCTCGAGCCGCGGTTGTGGGGTGGGATGCTCGAACTGCTCTATCGCGGGCGCGATGACCTTGCCCAACAGTTCTTCGACCTGTGCTGGCCAAACGCCAGGCCCGGCCAGGAGGAGTTTCTCGACGAGTTCCACGACGTGCTGGACAAGAGCGATCGCTGGCGGGCGTACCAGACGGCACGTGGCAAGGCGGACTAAAGTTAGTGCATGCATACAAAGCCCCCCAAGGTACTCATTGTCGTCGCCTCGCTCATCGTTCTCGTCGGGCTCGGGTGGTTGCTGAGCGGGCTTGGGCTTATGCCTGAGGTCAACTGGATCTGGGTCGGCGGACTCACGGTCTCGGGCTTGCTCGTCGTGGCGCTCGGCGGGATCGATCGCATGACGCTGACTGTCGGCCCTTTTCTGCTTGCGGCAGCGATCGGCTCGTTCCTGCGTCAGAGCGGCTCGCTGGACGCGAAGATCGAGCTGCCGGCGCTCGTGCTGGTCTTCGGCATGCTCATGCTGCTCAATCTTGTGCTGCCCGTGAAGAATCCGGAGTGGATGCGAACCGATGGCGGCACGAAGCCAGGCGCGAGGTAGCCCGGCACGACGCTCCCGCTCGATGACCAAGGGCGTCCGGGCGATGCTGCTCCTACCCTCTCGCTCACGGCGGCCTGATCCCCGATCTCGCCCCGAAAACCGTACCCAATCGACCACTTTCTGGAGGTTCCTCCCATGGCGTCCGCGATCACGATGAAGGCCGGCACACTCAGCGTCCCCAACGACCCCATCATCCCCTTCATCGAGGGCGACGGCACCGGGCCCGACATCTGGCGCGCGAGCGTCCGCGTCATCGACGCCGCGGTGGCCCGGGCCTCCGAGGGCAAATGCAGGATCCACTGGCACGAAGTCCTCGCCGGTGAAAAGGCCTTCAACAAAACCGGCAACTGGCTCCCCGATCAGACCATCGAGGACTTCAAGAAGTACCTCGTCGGCATCAAGGGCCCGCTCACCACGCCCGTTGGCGGCGGCATCCGCTCGCTCAACGTCGCCCTCCGCCAGCTCCTCGATCTCTACGTCTGCCTCCGCCCCGTGCGCTGGTTCAAGGGCGTCCCCAGCCCCGTGAAGCGCCCGCAGGATTGCGAGATGGTCATCTTCCGCGAGAACACCGAAGACATCTATGCCGGCATCGACTTCGCCGCCGGCAGCCCCGAGGCCAAGGTCATCCTCGACGCCCTCGCCGAGAAGATGCCCAAGGAGTTCAACAAGATCCGATTCGGCACGCGCGAAAAGGCCCTCGACTACTTCGCCGCGGCCATGGGGGGCATGGACAACGTCAAGAACCTCCCGCTCCCTGTCCTCGTCGGCATCGGCATCAAGCCCGTGAGCAAGTACGGCTCGCAGCGCCTCGTCTGGGCCGCCATCGAGTACGCCCTGAAGGGAAAGCGTAAGTCCGTCACGCTCGTCCACAAGGGCAACATCATGAAGTTCACCGAAGGCGCGTTCAAAGACTGGGGCTACGAAGTTGCCGTCCAGGCCTTCCGCGAGCAGTGCGTCACCGAGCGCGAATCCTGGATCCTCGGCAACAAGGAAGCCAACGCCGACTGCACAGCCGAGCAGAACGCCAAGATGATCGATCCCGGCTACGACATGATGACCCCCGATCAGAAGGCCAAGCTCGTCAAGGAAGTCGAAGGCGTCCTCAGCGCCATCTGGCCGACCCACGGCCAAGGCAAATGGAAGTCCAAGCTCATGATCAAGGACTCCATCGCGGACATCACGCTCCAGCAGGTCCTCACCCGCCCCAAGGATTTCGACGTCATCGCTACGCTCAACCTCAACGGCGATTACCTCTCCGACGCGCTGGCCGCCCAGATCGGCGGCATCGGCATCGCCCCGGGCGCCAACATCAACTACGTCTCCGGCCACGCGATCTTCGAGGCCACGCACGGCACCGCCCCCAAGTACGCCAACCTCGACCAGGTCAACCCCGGCTCGGTCATCCTCTCCGGCGAGATGATGCTCCGGTATCTGGGCGCGGGCGACGCGAGCTCGCCGTGGTCCAAAGCCGCCGACCTCATCATCAAGGGCATGGACGGCGCCATCAGCGCGAAGACGGTGACGTATGACTTTGAACGATTGATGAAGGCCGAGGGCGACACGAGCGTGAAGAAGGTGAAGTGCAGCGAGTTTGGGGATGCGGTGATCAAGCACATGGGGTGAGTTCTCGTTGATTGAGACTTCGAGAGCACGCATGAAATGCCATCAATGCGAGTCGGAAGCGCGTGCTATCTGCAAGTTCTGCGGGCGAGCGGTCTGCAAGGATCACGAGAGCACTTCGAACTACTTTGCGGGGTATGGGAAAAAGGACTGGGAGTCTCTGTTCTTTCGTGGAACGGAAACGGCTGTAGTCGTTCACAATGCTGTTTGGTGTGGCAAGTGCAAGGTTGACTATCACAAGACCTATTGACCAGAAGCTTCAGTTGTGTCTTGACAAAACACACCGCCCCGGGCATCATCGCCCGGGGCATTTTTGGATATGGCGTTCTCTCATTCTCTGAAGTACTCGTCGCGGTTTACGCCATCAAAACCAGCCTGTGGCCAGGCAGCACTTCTTAAAACCGCTTCCCGGATCCGCACGGGCAGAGATCTTCTCGCCCGAGTTTCTCCTCAAAGTCCTTGAAGCTGGTCATGCCTTGGCCGAGATTTGTGTGCACACCTCGCGAACCACGTTTGACCTTTGTCTCGGACGGGAAGCCCTTTCGTCGCTTTCGTGTGACCTCGAACGGGATGTCATCAAAAGCAATTCCAATCGTTGCTGTTGCACATGGTGCACCTCCTTGGTTTGAGTGATGTGCCCGTCACGTCATGCTCAAGGACACATCACAGTATGCGCAACACCGAAACTCAAGAAAGTGCTGCTCACCCCTGCCGTGTCACCGCATACAACCCGCCCAGAATCGCCGCGGCCACGACCCACTCCATCGCGATTGAACTCACGAGGTAGGTGTCGGCACAGATGGCGATCCCGGCGAGGGCGGGCCACATCGACGCTGCTTCTTGGCGTACATGAGCAGCACCGTGCCCACGAGGCCCAGGAAGAGGCCGGTGAAGAGTGAGGCGGGGTCGGTCAGGTCCATGGTGGGGTCCTCTCGGGCGTGCGGTTTACGAGGACACCGCTCTGGAGAGCGGTGCTACCTGGGTGCACCACGCTGGAGAGTGATGCCGCCATTGGAGCATCGGCGAGTGGCCATAGTCGGCCCAGAGTGGGTGCCTGGCCTGGGCGGATTCGCGCGAGGCCGTAGGGCGCGGTGGGGCAGGTCCGGGAATGTGTCGCCTGTGTAGAAGATGGAGAAGCAGGCGGGCCGCCTGCTCCGCGAGAGTGGGTAGGGCGAGCTACCGCGTGCTGACGGGTTCGAATCGCGTTGGAATACCATTGGCCTCGCGGCTCGCGTGGAACGCGCGAGTCGCCTGCATTTCGTGCCCCATCGAACACGAGGAGAGTCCCGCATGGCCGGCAAAGCGCCCGTTGACCCCAACAAGAAGTACATCTCGCACCACCTCGCCGAGTGGGCAACGAAGTTGCGGTATGAGGATCTCTCGCCCGCGGCGATCGAGAAGGCCAAACTCTTCTGGTTCGATTCCATCGGCTGCGCCCTCGGCGGCAGCCAGCAGGAGGACGCCCACATCCTCCTCGCGCATCACAAGGAGATGGCACCGGCGTCGAATGGGCCGTGCACCAGTTTCGTGACCGGCTTCAAGACGAATCCCGTGGACGCGGCGTTCCTCAACGCCCACATGATCCGCGCGATGGACTACAACGACATCTACTGGAAGGCCGACCCGTGCCATCCCAGCGACATCATCGCCGCGCCACTCGCGCTTTGTGAGATGCTGGGCCTCTCGGGGAAGGACCTCATCCTCGCGACGGTGATCGCGTATGAGGTCGAGCAGCGTCTCTGCGAGTTCGGCGTGCCCGGCGTGCGTGAGTATGGCTGGCACCACGCGACGCTGACGGCGTTTGCCGCGCCGATCGCAGCGGGGCGTGTGCTGAATCTCGGCGTGGACCAGATGGTGCAAGCGATCGGGATTTGTGCGAGTCGCACGTTCACCCCCGGTGCGGTGACCGCGGGCAAACTCACGAACATGAAGAACACGGTCGATCCGTGGGCGGCCCGCATGGGTGTCGAGAGTGCGATGCTCGCGAAGCGCGGCTACAGCGGGCCCGAGCACATCTTCGATGGCAAGGAGGGGCTGTATGCCGTGTTCGGGCACGTGCAGTACAAGGGCGCCCCGGCGAAGTTCAACACCGAGATGCTGCTGGAGTCATTGCCGCACTGCCCGAAGTGCCACTATCGCATCATCGACTGCGGCATGAAGTCGTTCCCCATCGAGGCGCTCAGCCACGCGCCGCTGACGGCGATGATGAAGTGCGTGAAGGAGAACGCGATCAAGGCCTCCGACGTGCAGGAGATCAAGGTCGAGGTCATCGCGCGGGCGGCGGACATCCTGGGCGACCCGCACAAGTATCGCCCCGACAGCAAGGAGACGGCGGATCACTCGCTCCCGTATTGCATGGCGGTTGGTCTCGTGGATGGCATGGTCACGCCGCTGCAGTTCAAGGAGGAGCGCGTGCTCGACAAGAGCCTGATCCCCGTGATGGACAAGGTGAAGGTCGTGGCGAACGACGAGTTCGAGGCGCTCTTCCCGAAGTTCCAACCGAGCCAGGTGACGATCACGACGACCGACGGCAAGTCGTTCACGAAGCGCGTGGACGTCCCCAAGGGCGACCCGCGCGACCCGATGACGGCCGAGGAGATCGGCGTGAAGTTCCACGCGCTTGGCGACGGCGTGATCGGCAAGGCGGCGTGCGATGCGCTCGCGAAGGCAACGCTGGAGATGGAGAAGATCGGCAATGTGCGGGAGTACACGCGGCTGGCGGTCAGGGCGAAGTAGCATCCGATGCCCAAACGACCCGCCAAGAAGGAACGCAAGGGACGAGGTCCTGCTCGCGGCAATCCCGCATCGTGTCAACTTCGGGTGGGCACAGTTCTGGAGACTCGGTACTACGAAACGAGCGACGGGGAGGGCGTCTATCGCATCGAGGCGGTGCGGTGGAGCGATGGCACGATCCGGGCGCGGTGTGCCGTGGAGTTGATGTGCGAGGCTCGGGTCCCGAAGGGTACATACAAGGGCGCAGCCGCATTGAGATGGTGTACGGTGTCGCTGTTCGATGAGGATCGTGGATGGCCTGTGGGTGACGACGCCGAGTTTGCGTCGGTTCAATCCATGTATGAAGTCGCCGAACGTGAACTGGCAAAGCACGTGGACCGGTGATGCCCACAGCCAACTGCACAGTACGAAAGGAATGGATCGAAGGACATGAAACATATACACGTCCCTTGGACGCGGGGCGACAGCCGATGGGCCATCGCAGCATTCGCGTGGGGACTCGCTGAGGGCACTCTGTTCTTCATCATTCCGGATGTACTGTTGTCGTTTTCTGCGGTACAACGACCACGAAAGTCTCTCGTTCATCTTGCTTCGATCGTTCTCGGGGCGTTGCTCGCGGGGCAGATCATGTTCGCGTGGGCATCGCGAGACCCAGAAGGAGCCGTGCACACTGTTGACCAGGTCCCGTTTGTGACGGAGAAGGTTATTGCTCGTGCTGAGGCCGATTATGAGCGTGTGGGGATCTGGGCGCCATGCCTCGGGCCACTCAGTCGAACGCCATACAAAACGTACGCGGTTGTCGCGCCTCGGCATTCGAGTTGGTGGTCTTTCGGCATGATGACGATTCCAGCGAGGGCAGAACGACTGGTCGTGACGTGGACGATGTTTGCCGCATTCGGCATTCTTGTACGCCTCAAGTCAGTTGGATCAACGGCCTGGGTGAATGCCACGATCATTGTGTTCTGGGTAGTTGTATATGCGATGCTCTGGTTGAACCCGTGATTGCGGTTGCAGAGCGTGGGTCTATGTCGGATACTCTTTGGCGCGGATATGGAGTCTAGCCGATGCGAGGACCAGGACAGACTGAGCGGTTTGATCGTCGGCCGATTTCGGCGCGACGTTTCAAAGTGTCACGAGCGATCGCGTCGTGGCTCGCACGCCTCGGCGTTTCACCCAACACGATATCGATCTTCGGTCTCATCGCGGCGGTGGTGGCGGGATCGTGTCTTGCATGGACCGGCTCGTACGAGTCGTATCGACCGCTCCTGTTCATTGGCGCGGCGGGGTGCATCGGCCTACGTCTCCTGGCGAATATGCTCGACGGCATGGTGGCGGTTGAACACAATCGGCTTTCGCCAACGGGAGAGGTATTCAATGAGGTGCCGGATCGACTGGCGGACATCGCCGTGCTCGTCGGTGCGGGATACGCCCACACGTCTGAGCCTGCATTGGGGTATCTGGCGGCGATCGCCGCACTCATGACCGCCTATGTCCGTGCGCTGGGCAAGTCGCTCGGACTTCCTAGCGATTATCGTGGGCCCATGGCGAAGCCGCATCGTATGGGCGTTGTGATACTCGCCTGCCTCGCTCTTGCGATCATCCCTTCATTGAGTACAGCGCGAATGTTCTGGGACAGTGTTGGTGGTATGGGCGCGGCGATTGGTGTTGTGGCTCTAGGATCGACCGCGACGACGCTTCGACGATTGGTACACTTGCTCCACAGACTGCGATCACAGGGGTCCTAAGCGATGCAGGAGTTGTTGAGCACCAATGGGTACCTTGCGCATCCGCTGACCCGGTTCTCCGTCGTCACCGTAGCCGTCGCGCTGCTTATCACCCCGGGCATCACCGTTGTGCTCTCGCGCATGGGTGTGATGAGCAA encodes:
- a CDS encoding NADP-dependent isocitrate dehydrogenase — translated: MASAITMKAGTLSVPNDPIIPFIEGDGTGPDIWRASVRVIDAAVARASEGKCRIHWHEVLAGEKAFNKTGNWLPDQTIEDFKKYLVGIKGPLTTPVGGGIRSLNVALRQLLDLYVCLRPVRWFKGVPSPVKRPQDCEMVIFRENTEDIYAGIDFAAGSPEAKVILDALAEKMPKEFNKIRFGTREKALDYFAAAMGGMDNVKNLPLPVLVGIGIKPVSKYGSQRLVWAAIEYALKGKRKSVTLVHKGNIMKFTEGAFKDWGYEVAVQAFREQCVTERESWILGNKEANADCTAEQNAKMIDPGYDMMTPDQKAKLVKEVEGVLSAIWPTHGQGKWKSKLMIKDSIADITLQQVLTRPKDFDVIATLNLNGDYLSDALAAQIGGIGIAPGANINYVSGHAIFEATHGTAPKYANLDQVNPGSVILSGEMMLRYLGAGDASSPWSKAADLIIKGMDGAISAKTVTYDFERLMKAEGDTSVKKVKCSEFGDAVIKHMG
- a CDS encoding MmgE/PrpD family protein, translated to MAGKAPVDPNKKYISHHLAEWATKLRYEDLSPAAIEKAKLFWFDSIGCALGGSQQEDAHILLAHHKEMAPASNGPCTSFVTGFKTNPVDAAFLNAHMIRAMDYNDIYWKADPCHPSDIIAAPLALCEMLGLSGKDLILATVIAYEVEQRLCEFGVPGVREYGWHHATLTAFAAPIAAGRVLNLGVDQMVQAIGICASRTFTPGAVTAGKLTNMKNTVDPWAARMGVESAMLAKRGYSGPEHIFDGKEGLYAVFGHVQYKGAPAKFNTEMLLESLPHCPKCHYRIIDCGMKSFPIEALSHAPLTAMMKCVKENAIKASDVQEIKVEVIARAADILGDPHKYRPDSKETADHSLPYCMAVGLVDGMVTPLQFKEERVLDKSLIPVMDKVKVVANDEFEALFPKFQPSQVTITTTDGKSFTKRVDVPKGDPRDPMTAEEIGVKFHALGDGVIGKAACDALAKATLEMEKIGNVREYTRLAVRAK
- a CDS encoding CDP-alcohol phosphatidyltransferase family protein, which translates into the protein MSRAIASWLARLGVSPNTISIFGLIAAVVAGSCLAWTGSYESYRPLLFIGAAGCIGLRLLANMLDGMVAVEHNRLSPTGEVFNEVPDRLADIAVLVGAGYAHTSEPALGYLAAIAALMTAYVRALGKSLGLPSDYRGPMAKPHRMGVVILACLALAIIPSLSTARMFWDSVGGMGAAIGVVALGSTATTLRRLVHLLHRLRSQGS